One Desulfomicrobium apsheronum genomic region harbors:
- a CDS encoding ABC transporter ATP-binding protein, which translates to MSLFELHDVRVVYDGRVVLDLPRLSIKEGEAYSLQGPNGAGKSTLLGILSFLNAPHQGQIRFEGKSVVWKEPALRSLRRNVGLVEQHPVMFSRSVRENVGYGLAIRGVEKDRREHLVNEALDLVGLAHLADSHAPRLSGGETQRVAIARSLASRPKVLLLDEPTASVDTQNRVIIEQIVADLRDRGDTTIVLCTHNRSQAAALCPEVIYLEDGRLAARPLSNSYAGQFADENGQTWCRIAAGFRVPVPRCGPGRGRVVIEPGAVRLGVAREPGPNQGILTRIRLEGDMVSLSVDLGRPLHVQMALKEFWGAGLEIGALVRVDIPSSAVECFLDCPGRMPETA; encoded by the coding sequence ATGAGTCTTTTCGAACTGCACGACGTGCGCGTTGTCTACGACGGCCGGGTGGTACTCGATCTGCCGCGACTGAGCATCAAGGAGGGCGAAGCCTATTCTCTGCAAGGGCCCAACGGTGCCGGAAAGTCGACCCTGCTCGGCATCCTTTCCTTCTTGAATGCTCCGCATCAGGGGCAGATCCGTTTCGAGGGCAAGTCCGTGGTCTGGAAAGAACCCGCGCTCCGCTCCCTGCGCCGCAATGTCGGGCTGGTCGAGCAGCATCCGGTCATGTTCAGCCGAAGCGTACGCGAAAATGTGGGATACGGGCTGGCCATCCGGGGAGTGGAGAAGGACCGCCGCGAACATCTGGTCAACGAGGCACTGGACCTTGTTGGTCTCGCCCATCTGGCCGATAGCCATGCGCCGCGCCTTTCCGGAGGAGAAACGCAGCGCGTGGCCATTGCCCGCTCCCTGGCCAGCCGTCCCAAGGTTCTGCTTCTGGATGAGCCCACGGCCAGCGTTGACACCCAGAACCGAGTCATCATCGAGCAGATCGTGGCTGATCTGCGCGACCGGGGCGACACCACCATCGTGCTTTGCACTCACAATCGCTCTCAGGCTGCGGCGCTGTGCCCCGAGGTCATTTATCTGGAGGACGGCCGCCTTGCCGCCCGTCCCCTGAGCAACTCCTACGCCGGACAGTTCGCGGATGAAAACGGCCAGACCTGGTGTCGAATCGCTGCGGGCTTTCGCGTGCCGGTTCCACGGTGTGGACCGGGGCGGGGTCGGGTGGTCATTGAACCGGGCGCGGTGCGTCTTGGAGTGGCCAGGGAGCCCGGGCCGAATCAGGGGATATTGACCCGGATCCGGCTTGAAGGCGACATGGTCAGCCTGAGCGTTGATTTGGGCCGGCCGCTGCATGTGCAGATGGCGTTGAAGGAATTTTGGGGGGCAGGTCTTGAGATCGGGGCCTTGGTGCGTGTCGACATACCGTCTTCTGCCGTGGAGTGTTTTTTGGACTGCCCGGGCCGGATGCCCGAGACCGCATGA